A genomic stretch from Telmatocola sphagniphila includes:
- a CDS encoding HAD family hydrolase gives MNYHALATDYDGTIATDGVVFPETLAALKKFRESGHRLILVTGRELPDLFSTFKHSEIFDRIIAENGAVLYDPSTKESRLLSSAPPESFLEELKRRDIAPISEGQVIVATWEPHQNEVLQVIREMGLGLQVIFNKGAVMVLPSGINKATGLNAALTELKLSPHNVVGVGDAENDHSFLEICGCSVAVANALPAVKDHCDLVMKTDHGAGVVELIEGLLQGSLNFSPFKSIPLGENENNLPVALDLLNEAVLICGTSGSGKSTLATSLLERVSAEGLQIVIFDPEGDYNSLEFLISLGSPERIPLVEEVIDILRNPERNLSLNLLGVALEHRPELFAEMLKRVLELRSRTGHPHLIVVDETHHLLPTDWKKEPHLFQRNGKGILYITVHPESVARSVLETVNSVLVVGENPEGKIQDFCSVIDRPVPPLPVLESKLPSGTALLYRREPEVLSLVRTEKPTVLRKRHSRKYPEGNLGPERSFYFRGPDDKLNLKAHNLILFVQLADGVDDETWLFHLHKQDYSAWLRRYIKNSDLALEVSQIELDKSLSPIESRLAIRRAIEANYTLPADQPSGRIDPQK, from the coding sequence ATGAATTATCACGCTTTGGCTACGGATTACGATGGCACGATTGCCACCGATGGGGTGGTTTTCCCTGAAACACTCGCAGCACTTAAGAAATTCCGAGAATCGGGTCATCGTCTGATACTTGTCACAGGTCGCGAACTTCCCGACCTTTTTTCCACCTTCAAGCATTCGGAAATTTTTGATCGCATCATCGCCGAAAACGGCGCGGTGCTTTACGATCCGTCGACCAAAGAATCGCGTCTGCTCAGTTCGGCACCTCCCGAAAGCTTCCTGGAAGAACTCAAGCGTCGTGACATCGCTCCGATCTCGGAGGGCCAGGTGATTGTTGCCACCTGGGAGCCCCATCAGAATGAGGTCCTGCAGGTTATCCGGGAGATGGGATTGGGCTTGCAGGTGATTTTTAACAAAGGCGCTGTGATGGTTCTGCCCTCCGGCATCAACAAAGCGACGGGTTTGAACGCTGCGTTGACCGAACTGAAACTTTCTCCTCACAATGTGGTCGGGGTTGGTGATGCGGAAAACGATCACTCGTTTCTGGAAATATGCGGTTGTTCCGTAGCTGTGGCAAACGCGCTACCCGCAGTCAAAGATCATTGCGATTTGGTGATGAAGACCGATCACGGAGCGGGAGTTGTCGAACTGATCGAAGGCCTACTCCAGGGGAGTTTAAACTTCAGCCCATTCAAATCGATTCCGTTGGGAGAGAACGAGAATAATCTGCCCGTTGCGTTGGATCTCTTGAACGAAGCTGTGCTGATTTGCGGTACGTCCGGTAGCGGGAAGTCGACTTTAGCCACTTCATTACTCGAACGAGTTTCGGCCGAAGGGCTTCAAATAGTGATTTTTGATCCGGAAGGAGATTACAACTCGCTCGAGTTTTTAATCTCCCTGGGAAGTCCGGAGCGAATTCCACTCGTGGAGGAAGTCATTGACATCCTTAGGAATCCAGAACGAAATCTCTCGCTGAATTTGCTCGGAGTCGCCTTGGAGCATCGGCCCGAACTTTTTGCCGAGATGCTCAAACGAGTGTTAGAATTACGTTCTCGGACTGGCCATCCTCATTTGATCGTTGTCGACGAGACGCATCATTTGCTTCCCACCGATTGGAAGAAAGAACCTCATCTTTTCCAGCGGAATGGCAAGGGGATTCTTTACATTACCGTGCACCCGGAATCGGTCGCCCGATCGGTATTAGAAACTGTGAATTCGGTTTTGGTAGTTGGAGAAAATCCTGAAGGTAAGATCCAGGATTTTTGCAGCGTTATTGACCGCCCGGTCCCTCCATTACCAGTCTTGGAATCCAAGTTGCCTTCAGGAACAGCACTCTTGTATCGCCGTGAACCTGAAGTGCTGTCTCTGGTCCGTACGGAAAAACCAACTGTACTCAGAAAAAGACATTCCAGAAAATACCCTGAGGGCAATTTGGGACCGGAACGAAGCTTCTATTTCCGAGGTCCCGACGATAAGCTGAATCTTAAGGCCCACAATTTGATTCTGTTCGTTCAATTGGCGGATGGAGTTGATGATGAGACCTGGTTATTTCATCTGCATAAACAGGACTATTCCGCTTGGCTCCGTCGGTATATCAAGAATTCGGATTTGGCTCTTGAGGTTTCTCAAATCGAACTGGATAAGTCGCTTTCTCCGATAGAATCTCGCTTAGCCATCCGTCGAGCAATCGAAGCGAATTACACTTTGCCGGCAGACCAACCTTCAGGACGGATCGATCCACAGAAATAG